One Cyclopterus lumpus isolate fCycLum1 chromosome 7, fCycLum1.pri, whole genome shotgun sequence DNA window includes the following coding sequences:
- the LOC117732975 gene encoding LOW QUALITY PROTEIN: tyrosine-protein phosphatase non-receptor type 11-like (The sequence of the model RefSeq protein was modified relative to this genomic sequence to represent the inferred CDS: deleted 1 base in 1 codon) — MTSRRWFHPNITGIEAEQLLLTRGVHGSFLARPSKSNPGDFTLSVRRCDEVTHIKIQNSGDYYDLYGGEKFATLAELVQYYTEQQDLLRERNGHVIELKYPLNCKDPTSERWYHGHLSGRDAEKLLTDKGKAGSFLVRESQSKPGDFVLSVLTNEEKHDNVDRKTKVTHVMIRYQDGKYDVGGGERFETLADLVDHYKKNPMVEKSGIVVHLKQPFNATRINAANIENRVRELNKVADNSEKPKQGFWEEFEVLQQQECKLLYPRKEGQKPENKSKNRYKNILPFDTTRVELRETDPDVPGSDYINANYIRSMHEEGSLVDEGKVFIATQGCLQNTVVDFWKMVYQENTHVIVMTTKEIERGRNKCVRYWPDLHGTKEFGKVLVRNVDERPAQDYILRKLEVTRLDRKEPLRYIWHYQYLSWPDHGVPNEPGGVLWFLEEVNRTQSTIPDTGPIVVHCSAGIGRTGTIIVIDILIDVINRQGLDCDIDVPKTIQRVRQQRSGMVQTEAQYKFIYMAVQQYIDTAQKRVEEEQRNKMKEREYSNIKYPQMTNSRSKPNVASSRSSSVVMTNDDSSSVYENINFKSPQTSFSSNTRR; from the exons ATGACATCTCGCAG GTGGTTCCACCCCAACATCACCGGAATCGAAGCAGAGCAGCTCCTGTTGACCCGGGGCGTCCACGGCAGTTTCCTGGCCCGGCCCAGCAAGAGCAACCCGGGGGATTTCACCCTCTCCGTCAG GCGCTGCGATGAGGTGACACACATTAAGATCCAGAACTCGGGCGACTACTACGACCTGTACGGAGGCGAGAAGTTCGCCACGCTGGCCGAGCTGGTGCAGTATTACACCGAACAACAGGAT TTGCTGCGCGAGAGGAACGGCCATGTCATCGAGCTCAAGTACCCCCTCAACTGCAAGGACCCCACCTCCGAGAG GTGGTACCACGGGCACCTGTCCGGGCGAGATGCAGAGAAACTGCTCACGGACAAAGGCAAAGCCGGTAGCTTCCTGGTGCGGGAGAGCCAGAGTAAACCGGGCGACTTTGTTCTCTCAGTGCTCACCAACGAGGAGAAACACGACAACGTGGACCGCAAGACCAAGGTCACCCACGTCATGATCCGCTACCAG GACGGTAAATACGACGTGGGCGGCGGTGAGAGGTTCGAAACCCTGGCCGACCTGGTGGATCACTACAAGAAGAACCCCATGGTGGAGAAGAGTGGAATCGTAGTGCACCTCAAACAG CCCTTCAACGCCACGAGGATAAACGCAGCCAACATTGAGAACCGGGTACGAGAGCTCAACAAAGTAGCAGACAACTCCGAAAAACCCAAACAGGGATTCTGGGAAGAATTTGAG GTACTTCAGCAGCAGGAATGCAAACTGCTGTATCCCCGGAAAGAAGGCCAGAAGCCAGAAAACAAGAGTAAAAACAGATACAAGAATATCCTCCCCT TCGACACAACTCGGGTGGAACTCAGGGAGACGGATCCAGATGTTCCTGGTTCAGACTACATCAATGCCAACTACATCAGA AGTATGCACGAAGAGGGGAGCCTCGTGGACGAGGGCAAGGTTTTCATCGCCACCCAAGGGTGCCTACAGAATACGGTCGTCGATTTCTGGAAGATGGTGTATCAGGAGAATACGCACGTCATCGTCATGACCACGAAGGAGATCGAGCGAGGGCGG AACAAATGTGTCCGTTACTGGCCCGACCTCCACGGCACCAAGGAGTTCGGGAAGGTGCTGGTGAGGAACGTGGACGAGCGGCCCGCGCAAGACTACATCTTGAGGAAGCTGGAAGTGACCCGTCTGGACCGG AAGGAGCCTCTGAGGTACATCTGGCACTACCAGTACCTGAGTTGGCCGGACCACGGTGTGCCCAATGAGCCCGGCGGCGTCCTCTGGTTCCTGGAGGAGGTCAACCGCACCCAGAGTACCATTCCAGACACCGGACCCATCGTCGTCCACTGCAG TGCAGGCATCGGCAGGACAGGCACCATTATCGTCATTGACATCCTAATTGACGTGATTAACCGCCAAG GTCTAGATTGCGACATCGACGTGCCTAAGACCATCCAGAGGGTGAGGCAGCAGAGGTCGGGCATGGTGCAGACTGAAGCCCAGTATAAGTTCATCTACATGGCTGTGCAGCAGTACATAGACACGGCTCAgaagagagtggaggaggagcag AGGAATAAGATGAAGGAGAGGGAATATTCTAATATCAAGTATCCCCAGATGACCAACTCGAGGTCCAAGCCCAACGTGGCATCATCGCGCTCCTCTTCTGTGGT gATGACAAACGATGACTCGTCGAGTGTTTACGAGAACATCAACTTTAAAAGCCCTCAGACGTCTTTCAGCAGCAACACCAGGAGATAA
- the LOC117732976 gene encoding RING finger protein 223: protein MERSPQIWHMQLGSQGAAGELKKKVSVMSQPECSICYNTYDNVFKTPKVLECTHTFCLECLSRLMAVSLADQDGNGGSNRLSCPFCRHPTTLTEDGPPALTTSREVLCKLPSHQQQEEPVWLEGEKLCYKSADSGAPESSKAFCICIDIGADKTVDAPIQTQPRTFGLLNRLADWKRMVLFIVLMVLIVVVMLWPLQCVFSTGNMRCMQDRVEPRPTMIPTTALRLLTRSPPPPV, encoded by the coding sequence ATGGAACGGTCGCCGCAGATTTGGCACATGCAGCTCGGCTCCCAGGGCGCGGCTGgggagctgaagaagaaggtGTCGGTCATGAGCCAGCCGGAGTGCTCCATCTGCTACAACACCTACGACAATGTCTTCAAAACGCCCAAGGTGCTCGAGTGCACCCACACCTTCTGCCTGGAGTGCCTCTCCCGCCTCATGGCCGTCTCGCTGGCCGACCAGGACGGTAACGGCGGCAGCAACCGCCTCTCCTGCCCCTTCTGCCGCCACCCCACCACGCTGACCGAGGACGGCCCTCCGGCCCTGACGACCAGCCGCGAGGTCCTCTGCAAGCTGCCCAGccaccagcagcaggaggagccgGTGTGGCTGGAGGGCGAGAAACTGTGCTATAAAAGCGCCGACTCGGGCGCCCCCGAGAGCTCCAAGGCCTTCTGCATCTGCATCGACATCGGGGCCGACAAGACGGTGGACGCTCCGATCCAGACGCAGCCCAGAACTTTTGGCCTGCTGAACCGGCTGGCGGACTGGAAGAGGATGGTGCTCTTCATCGTGCTCATGGTGCTGATCGTTGTCGTCATGCTGTGGCCGTTGCAGTGCGTGTTCAGCACGGGGAACATGCGCTGCATGCAGGACCGTGTGGAACCCCGGCCCACCATGATACCCACCACTGCGTTGCGCCTGCTCACcagatcccccccacccccggtcTGA